ATTAATTGTAGGCCGATGCACTGCCCACCAAAAGCCTAAAATCGTTGTAGTGTTTCCCTGACTCATGAGGTACTAGCAACCTGAACACCTGCCTTCTGCCATAAGATGGGTTTGAGAACCGGATTTGGTATCAGACGGTTGTTGTGGGCAATGCCCACCCTACGGTTTTTATCCAATTAATTTTGCTCACCTACTTAGTATCAGGCTGAAGTCTGTGCAATATTTTTGATAAATTAGACAATTCTAGACAGTCAATTTGCCTTAATTTTTGAGGTTTAGATTCATATTTTCTCATTTTTATTTCAGAATTAAATTCATAAGAAATATTAATTTGAATTACCTATGTACGAAATCGTACTGTAGTTTTTTTGATTTATCAATATAATTAATAGTAGGATAAAAAAGCTTCACTTTCTTAGCAAATTCAAAAGGCTTTGGGACAGTAAATTTTATTTTTTCTTTGCTTAGGTTGTTTATTGATTGCTTAAGAAGCATTAACACAATGGTTTATACAATTGTTAATTTGACCTCAGTTCTTGTCATTAGAGAAGTCGAGGATTTTTTGGCAGAGTATCCCCTAGATCATCCTTATCAAGTCTTTTTTTCTCGTTCCTATTTTCGACACAAACTAATTGCTCATATCCTCTGTAAAATTCCCAATCGTCATATTGTTGTTGAGGATGTTGAGAATCTACCGAATAATAGTAATTATCTTCGTTTTTCCTTAGAAGAAAGACTGAAAATAGAAAACCTAATTGCCAAAGAAATTCCCTATATTCTCAATGGAGATTCTACCATCAGGTGTCGAGAATTTGTTACGCCAAAAGCCCCCATTAATCAGGGTTTTGTTTGGGAGGAAAACTATAATTAAGTTGCTCCTAGTAAGCGATAATAATCATTTTTCATAAAATGATAACATTCACAAGTATTATTTTCTAAGGCTCGCCGATTGATGATTGTAATGCGTCCCCGTTGATAATTAATTATTCCTTGATTCCGCAATTGTTGAGCAACCTGAGTCACACTAGCACGACGAACTCCTAACATTTTAGAAATCAAGATTTGGGTGAAACAAAACTCATCTGATTGGACAGAGTCTTGTACTGATAATAACCATCGGCAAAATTGTTGTTTTATCTGGTGATTAGATTTGCAAACGGCAGTTTGTGCAATTTTATTTAATCGTATTGCCGTGTACAATAAGAGAATGTTGTATAAAGTTTTTTGTTGTTGAAACTCCTGTTTAAGCACCTTAGAACTAATTTTTATAGCCGTTCCAGTCCACTGTACAATTGCTTGGTGAGTCGCCTCCTTTACACCTAAAATAATCGGTAATCCGACCATCCCTTCGTTACCGATTAACCCAATTTCTGTCATGGAATTGTCAGATAAAATAGAAACCAGAGAAATCACACAGTTTTCAGGAAAATATACCCATTCCATTTGTTGATTGGGTTCATAAAGAATCTGTCCGAGAGGGATATCAATGAATTCTAGGTGAGGTTTAATTCTTTGATATTCAACTTTAGGTAAATTTCTTAAAAGTTGATTGTTAACAAGATGAGAAGTTTGATTCATTTACTTTTTACACTTTGTTAAAATTATTTCTCAATAAGGACTAAAAAAAATTGTCAGTATAAAACGATTTATCCCTACAGTAAAATTAATAAATGAATACAGGCTAAAGCCTTTTTCTATAAGCACAAAGGCTGTCTACACAGCCTAATTTTGAGCCTAGGTAGCCAGGCTTAGTTCTTATTGCTTAACCTTTAAGGGTTTAAGTCTGTAATTTTTAATTGTTTTACATCCTAGGTTCGGTAGAGCCGATTTTCTTTGAGAGTAAGCATGGAGGAATTGCCCTTGAAACTGATACTATTGCGTAATACTTATCTTCTTACACATTGACTCTATTCTATCATTGTTTATCAAATATTGGGTAAATCTTAATATAAACGAGATCCTGTAATTAAAGTCACTGGATTTAAGGGAGAAAACCGTGTTAAATTAGACAGAGAAACTGAACGGGATATTTGAAGATCCAGTAATTGGTAATGCCAAGCCTGATTTTTTAACCAATTTAAGCTGATCCCCAAATTTTCTAGGGTTGCAACCGCAATAATAATCAATCCTTCTTGAGTTAATTTATGTTGACAAAAGTTTAAGATTTCGACTAAGTTTCCTCCACTTCCTCCGATAAATATTCTATCAGGATTTGGCAAATTATTTAAAATAGCTGGGGCTTTTCCTTCAATAGAAATTACATTATTTACGTTGAATCTTTGTGTGTTTTTATTGATTAAAGTGATACCTATGGCTGTTTTTTCAACAGCATAAACTTGAGAAGTTGGACATAAACGGGCAATTTCCACCGAAACTGAGCCAGTTCCTGCGCCAATATCCCAGATAATTTGGGGTGGTTTGAGACATAATTCTCCTAAAATAATCATCCTAATTTCGCGTTTTGTCATCAGTCCAGGACGATCTTGAAAGGTTAAAAAATAGCGATCTTCTATCCCGAATAAGGGTAATTTGTCAAGAATATTTTTATCTAATTTAATGGGATTTTTACGCCGTAAAATCACCACATTAAGGACAGCAAATTGATCAGGGTTAAGCTTAACTAAATCTTGAGGAGAAAAAGAGCTTATTTTTTCTTTCCTATCTCCTAGATTTTCACAAACCCAAATCTCATAATTTGTTGGTAGATTTAAACTTAAATAAAGACTAGCGATCGCTGGAGGGTTATTAATATTATCCGTGAGAACAGCAATTTTTTCAATGCCCTGTTGCAAACTAGAGATCAACTCATCTAAATGACGACCATGACCACTAATCAGTTTAGCATCATGCCAAGGTATTTTAACACGACTAAAGGCTAATTGAAGAGAAGTAAGATGGGGATAAAATTCTAAATTTTCTGGTTCAAAATGTTCTAAAAGTAATCTTCCTAACCCAAAAAATAAAGGATCACCACTGACTAAAATAACAACTGACTGATAGGATTGATAAATTTGTTTTAGGGTGTTAATATCTTCAATAAAATTGTTTAAAATTAGTTTTTTTGCTGGATGGTTAGGAAAATAACTTAAATGGCGATCACTTCCCACCAATAAGTCAGCATTTTCGGTTATTTTTCGACAATTTTCGGTTAAACTTTCTTGTCCATTTAAGCCAATTCCAACAAC
This genomic window from Crocosphaera sp. UHCC 0190 contains:
- a CDS encoding Crp/Fnr family transcriptional regulator encodes the protein MNQTSHLVNNQLLRNLPKVEYQRIKPHLEFIDIPLGQILYEPNQQMEWVYFPENCVISLVSILSDNSMTEIGLIGNEGMVGLPIILGVKEATHQAIVQWTGTAIKISSKVLKQEFQQQKTLYNILLLYTAIRLNKIAQTAVCKSNHQIKQQFCRWLLSVQDSVQSDEFCFTQILISKMLGVRRASVTQVAQQLRNQGIINYQRGRITIINRRALENNTCECYHFMKNDYYRLLGAT
- the cbiE gene encoding precorrin-6y C5,15-methyltransferase (decarboxylating) subunit CbiE — translated: MIKVVGIGLNGQESLTENCRKITENADLLVGSDRHLSYFPNHPAKKLILNNFIEDINTLKQIYQSYQSVVILVSGDPLFFGLGRLLLEHFEPENLEFYPHLTSLQLAFSRVKIPWHDAKLISGHGRHLDELISSLQQGIEKIAVLTDNINNPPAIASLYLSLNLPTNYEIWVCENLGDRKEKISSFSPQDLVKLNPDQFAVLNVVILRRKNPIKLDKNILDKLPLFGIEDRYFLTFQDRPGLMTKREIRMIILGELCLKPPQIIWDIGAGTGSVSVEIARLCPTSQVYAVEKTAIGITLINKNTQRFNVNNVISIEGKAPAILNNLPNPDRIFIGGSGGNLVEILNFCQHKLTQEGLIIIAVATLENLGISLNWLKNQAWHYQLLDLQISRSVSLSNLTRFSPLNPVTLITGSRLY